Proteins encoded in a region of the Plodia interpunctella isolate USDA-ARS_2022_Savannah chromosome 27, ilPloInte3.2, whole genome shotgun sequence genome:
- the LOC128681662 gene encoding uncharacterized protein LOC128681662: MEEIHRFFEEYGFRKISWNFFESGHGKGAADGIGGTIKRQADAIVARGNDIADVFQFFSALKDANKITLFMVTGEDIEKVAATIPSNIVPLKGTMQVHQMFTENRGILNHRVLSCFCDQFCSCHAPKTYRPLPEIQEQQNTVDKFLSNEKEDAVIHYKEGLMLADITNTIRMSRKSIFDTVYGPDESSDEDQPLATLKTKKDLADQTAVCGTSYQTLQPEDIHPMNIKDGVYVLVKVRSSRNIQYTYAGVAKSVVDEEGEVMVMFLKSVDDSGRLFKLVENDISDVPFDDLIKVLPAPNIIKKGKRQFFQFEEPLSVFEK; the protein is encoded by the coding sequence ATGGAAGAGATACATAGGTTTTTCGAAGAATACGGATTTCGTAAAATATCCTGGAACTTTTTTGAATCAGGGCATGGGAAAGGAGCTGCTGATGGTATTGGAGGGACAATCAAACGGCAAGCTGATGCCATAGTTGCTAGAGGAAACGATATTGCAGATGTGTTCCAATTCTTTTCCGCGCTCAAAGATGCCAACAAAATTACACTGTTCATGGTGACAGGCGAAGACATCGAAAAGGTAGCAGCAACGATTCCTAGTAACATTGTGCCCCTAAAAGGAACAATGCAGGTCCACCAAATGTTCACAGAAAATCGTGGAATCTTAAATCATAGGGTATTAAGCTGCTTTTGTGATCAATTCTGTTCTTGCCATGCTCCTAAAACTTATCGACCTCTGCCTGAAATCCAAGAACAACAAAATACTGTGGACAAGTTTTTATCTAATGAAAAAGAAGATGCTGTAATTCACTATAAGGAAGGTTTGATGCTGGcagatattacaaatacaattagGATGTCCCGTAAAAGTATTTTCGATACTGTATATGGCCCAGATGAATCATCCGATGAAGATCAACCTTTAGCCACGCTTAAAACGAAAAAAGATCTAGCTGATCAAACTGCCGTCTGTGGTACTTCTTATCAAACGCTCCAGCCTGAAGATATTCATCCAATGAATATAAAAGACGGAGTTTATGTATTGGTTAAAGTACGTAGCTCGCGGAACATTCAGTACACTTACGCTGGAGTAGCAAAAAGTGTTGTCGATGAAGAAGGCGAAGTCATGGTAATGTTCCTAAAATCAGTTGATGACAGTGGAAGGCTGTTTAAATTAGTGGAGAATGACATATCGGATGTTCCTTTTGATGATTTGATTAAAGTCTTACCGGCTccaaatatcattaaaaaggGGAAGAGACAATTTTTCCAATTCGAAGAGCCACTGTCAGTATTCGAAAAATGa
- the LOC128681663 gene encoding uncharacterized protein LOC128681663 yields the protein MAGRKILFSFAIGVALLGVASCETAQSEDDVPNDQPIGTEDLNIDKRRIETPQVVLQLKYDGGELNRIYLAQFRKGSKQWSPSVPARTNLCADLCHAGLGGEACGSTCQDLVPVGLESVLSSANETNAVYGEPRYGVCPTLCHNKLGDPLCNCEALLEHNELTDTINWSAICSAFCVSDLYVLGGCPVCDQSGPMPRQAVSRTLDTAEGWAAWCNVQCRQGQGGAACNCDRAPFQ from the exons ATGGCGGGgcgaaaaatacttttttcttttgccATAGGCGTGGCGCTACTGGGGGTTGCGTCATGCGAAACGGCCCAATCAGAGGACGATGTCCCAAACGATCAGCCAATAGGGACGGAGGATTTGAATATTGATAAACGACGGATAGAGACACCACAAGTCGTTTTGCAGTTAAAGTATGATGGCGGGGAACTGAATAGGATATATTTGGCGCAGTTTCGAAAAGGCTCGAAGCAATGGAGTCCCTCAGTTCCCGCGCGGACGAATTTGTGCGCGGACCTCTGCCACGCCG GTCTAGGAGGCGAAGCATGCGGCTCCACCTGTCAAGACCTGGTTCCAGTGGGCCTCGAGAGTGTTCTGTCATCGGCCAATGAGACTAACGCTGTGTACGGCGAGCCCAGATACGGAGTGTGCCCAACGCTATGCCATAACAAATTGG GCGACCCCCTATGCAATTGCGAAGCACTGTTGGAACACAACGAACTCACAGACACCATCAACTGGAGCGCCATCTGTAGCGCGTTCTGCGTGTCCGATTTGTACGTGCTTGGTG GATGTCCAGTCTGTGACCAATCAGGTCCGATGCCTCGACAAGCGGTATCCCGCACGCTGGACACAGCAGAAGGCTGGGCCGCGTGGTGCAACGTCCAGTGTAGGCAGGGACAAGGCGGCGCCGCCTGCAACTGCGATCGGGCGCCGTTTCAGTAA